Proteins from a single region of Campylobacter sp. RM16704:
- the ccoS gene encoding cbb3-type cytochrome oxidase assembly protein CcoS, whose amino-acid sequence MNGVLIMMIGVSLLALFLAIISLLWGIKNKQFDDDRKFTILNDSEDALKDAIILEKRKKELLNKK is encoded by the coding sequence ATGAATGGTGTTTTGATAATGATGATAGGGGTTTCATTGCTTGCTTTATTTTTGGCTATTATATCTTTGCTTTGGGGTATTAAGAATAAACAATTTGATGATGATCGTAAATTTACAATTTTAAATGACAGTGAAGATGCCTTAAAAGATGCTATTATCTTGGAGAAAAGAAAAAAAGAACTTTTAAACAAAAAATAA
- a CDS encoding D-glycero-alpha-D-manno-heptose-1,7-bisphosphate 7-phosphatase — translation MKKNALFLDRDGVINIDKKYVHKIKDFEFCDGIFELCEFFIQKDFLIFVVTNQSGIARGYYTEDDFQILSSFMKDEFYKKNIKIEKIYHCPHLKDCECRKPKPAMLLKAQKEFDINMEKSFFIGDNITDMQAGINANIKNLFLINENYKDNKDYKVFKNLKELLRYLKD, via the coding sequence ATGAAAAAAAATGCCTTGTTTTTAGATAGAGATGGAGTTATAAATATAGATAAAAAATACGTTCATAAAATAAAAGATTTTGAATTTTGTGATGGTATTTTTGAGCTTTGTGAATTTTTTATACAAAAAGATTTTTTAATTTTTGTTGTAACAAATCAATCAGGTATAGCAAGAGGTTATTATACTGAAGATGATTTTCAAATATTAAGTTCATTTATGAAAGATGAATTTTATAAAAAAAATATAAAAATAGAAAAAATTTATCATTGTCCTCATTTAAAAGATTGTGAGTGTAGAAAGCCAAAGCCTGCTATGCTTTTAAAAGCACAAAAAGAATTTGATATAAATATGGAAAAATCTTTTTTTATAGGCGATAATATTACTGATATGCAAGCAGGAATAAATGCAAATATTAAAAATTTATTTTTGATAAATGAAAATTACAAAGATAATAAAGATTATAAAGTTTTTAAAAATTTAAAAGAACTTTTAAGATATTTAAAGGATTAA
- a CDS encoding heavy metal translocating P-type ATPase, whose product MKCKHCQLNFKQEQMIKKNENYFCCKGCESVYEILQENNLEEFYEKLGNQTLTPATIKHIHKNYEKYIQKTKEGFSEIFLLIEEIHCAACIWLNEKILIKSDGIIEVDINSISHKARVVFDDSIISIAKIIQNIENIGYKASVYLPTKNEQRATQTKRDFYAKLIVAIACVMNIMWISVAKYAGFFSGMEEETKDILHFAEFILCSPVLFYTGSVFYKNAYYALKFKNVNMDTLVISGASLAYIYSVWAMFSRASQVYFDSVAMIICFVFVGKYLELLSKKKALDTLDHLRSFLTNEVRVLKNDKIENIDVEEVKIGDIIELKEGDRILIDGVCIGGNISLDVSSLSGESLPLDIQKDDVIYSASLVLSGNALYKANALYKDSKLAKIITLLENSSTKKAKIEKLVQQVSKYFSPVILTCALLCFAFTYFIANLGFEESMIRMVSVLIIACPCALALATPVCSLMAISTGLKEKILFKEAGVVEDLSKCDIAVFDKTGVLTKASLEVKKGFLDERLNKNELLNFLHLTNHPVAKSILKFLNEKIDNRIKFEKVQNFQARGYKAFLGKDEFLGGNEKFLKENHIQVQEFQTTHFIFTKNKKVMAIFELEDNIREYSKELIEFIKEQKMAIYMLTGDNFYATSKIAQELKIKNFEALCMPEDKMQMINRLNQQGKVLMVGDGVNDALALAYAGVGISLKEGSEIAMENSDIILLKNDLKSLQKAIQIAKKTYQIIKQNLAFSLFYNALSMPLAFFGLINPLIAALSMSFSSIIVILNALRIKK is encoded by the coding sequence ATGAAATGTAAGCATTGTCAGTTAAATTTTAAACAAGAACAAATGATTAAAAAAAACGAAAACTATTTTTGTTGTAAAGGTTGTGAGAGTGTTTATGAGATACTACAAGAGAATAATTTAGAAGAATTTTATGAAAAACTTGGCAATCAAACTTTAACTCCAGCGACAATAAAACATATTCATAAAAATTATGAAAAATATATTCAAAAGACCAAAGAAGGGTTTAGTGAAATTTTTTTGCTTATAGAAGAAATTCATTGTGCAGCTTGTATTTGGTTAAATGAAAAAATTCTTATAAAAAGTGATGGGATTATAGAAGTAGATATAAATTCTATTTCACATAAAGCAAGAGTTGTTTTTGATGATAGCATTATTAGCATAGCAAAGATAATACAAAATATAGAAAATATAGGTTATAAAGCTAGTGTTTATTTACCTACAAAAAATGAGCAAAGAGCAACTCAAACTAAAAGAGATTTTTATGCAAAATTAATAGTTGCCATAGCTTGCGTGATGAATATTATGTGGATTTCTGTTGCAAAATATGCTGGATTTTTTAGTGGTATGGAAGAAGAAACTAAAGATATTTTACATTTTGCTGAATTTATACTTTGTTCTCCTGTACTTTTTTACACAGGTTCAGTTTTTTATAAAAATGCTTATTATGCATTAAAATTTAAAAATGTCAATATGGATACTTTAGTAATTAGTGGAGCAAGTTTAGCTTATATATATTCAGTGTGGGCGATGTTTTCAAGAGCTTCGCAGGTATATTTTGACTCTGTGGCGATGATTATTTGTTTTGTATTTGTAGGAAAATATTTAGAACTTTTAAGCAAGAAGAAAGCTCTTGATACGCTTGATCATTTACGTTCTTTTTTGACTAATGAAGTAAGAGTGTTAAAAAATGACAAAATAGAAAATATTGATGTAGAAGAAGTAAAAATAGGAGATATTATAGAGTTAAAAGAAGGTGATAGGATATTAATTGATGGAGTGTGTATTGGTGGTAATATCAGTTTAGATGTTTCAAGCTTAAGTGGAGAGAGTTTGCCACTTGATATACAAAAAGATGATGTGATTTATTCTGCTTCTTTGGTTTTAAGCGGCAATGCCTTATATAAAGCAAATGCACTTTATAAAGATTCTAAATTAGCTAAAATTATTACGCTACTTGAAAATTCAAGTACTAAAAAAGCAAAGATAGAAAAATTAGTACAACAAGTGAGCAAATACTTTTCGCCCGTTATCTTAACTTGTGCTTTGCTTTGCTTTGCTTTTACTTATTTTATTGCAAATTTAGGTTTTGAAGAGTCTATGATACGTATGGTTTCGGTGCTAATCATTGCTTGTCCTTGTGCTTTAGCTTTAGCTACTCCTGTATGTTCTTTGATGGCAATTAGTACAGGATTAAAAGAAAAAATTTTATTCAAAGAAGCTGGTGTAGTAGAAGATTTAAGTAAATGTGATATTGCTGTTTTTGATAAAACAGGAGTTTTAACAAAGGCTAGTTTAGAAGTTAAAAAAGGCTTTTTAGATGAAAGGTTAAATAAAAACGAATTATTAAATTTCTTACATTTAACTAACCACCCAGTAGCTAAAAGTATTTTGAAATTTTTAAATGAAAAAATCGATAACAGAATAAAATTTGAAAAAGTTCAAAATTTTCAAGCAAGAGGCTATAAAGCTTTTTTGGGTAAGGATGAATTCTTAGGAGGAAATGAGAAATTTTTAAAAGAAAATCATATACAAGTACAAGAATTTCAAACTACGCATTTTATATTTACTAAAAATAAAAAAGTAATGGCTATATTTGAATTAGAAGATAATATTAGAGAGTATTCTAAAGAATTAATTGAGTTTATAAAAGAACAAAAAATGGCAATTTATATGCTAACTGGAGATAATTTTTATGCAACAAGTAAAATAGCTCAAGAGTTAAAAATAAAAAATTTTGAAGCTTTATGTATGCCAGAAGATAAAATGCAAATGATAAATAGGTTAAACCAGCAAGGTAAGGTTTTGATGGTAGGAGATGGGGTAAATGATGCCTTAGCACTTGCTTATGCAGGAGTTGGAATTTCTTTAAAAGAAGGTTCTGAAATTGCTATGGAAAATAGTGATATTATTTTATTAAAAAATGATCTAAAAAGCTTACAAAAAGCCATACAAATAGCTAAAAAAACTTATCAAATTATTAAACAAAATTTAGCTTTTTCTTTATTTTATAATGCTTTGAGCATGCCTTTGGCGTTTTTTGGTTTGATTAATCCATTAATAGCTGCTTTATCTATGTCGTTTAGTAGTATAATAGTTATTTTAAATGCTTTAAGGATAAAAAAATGA
- the exbB gene encoding TonB-system energizer ExbB: protein MEFLKTYIDLIIFIVLGIMAFVALWCTIERILFFRKINLNDYPNQEKFDDIISENLTMLYIIYTNAPYVGLLGTVVGIMITFYDMGLSGNIDVQSIVIGLSLALKATALGILVAIPSLMAYNGLLRKVSLLSNSYRIFKDKNA from the coding sequence ATGGAATTTTTAAAGACTTATATTGATTTAATCATTTTTATTGTTTTAGGAATTATGGCTTTTGTTGCTCTTTGGTGTACAATAGAGCGTATTTTATTTTTTAGAAAAATCAATCTCAATGATTATCCAAATCAAGAAAAATTTGATGATATTATTAGTGAAAATCTCACTATGCTTTACATTATTTATACCAATGCACCTTATGTAGGACTTTTAGGAACAGTTGTTGGAATAATGATTACTTTTTACGATATGGGTTTAAGTGGAAATATTGATGTTCAATCCATCGTTATTGGATTATCACTAGCTTTAAAAGCTACTGCTTTGGGAATTTTAGTCGCCATTCCATCTTTGATGGCTTACAATGGATTACTTAGAAAAGTATCTCTTTTAAGTAACTCCTATCGCATTTTTAAGGACAAAAATGCTTAA
- a CDS encoding cytochrome c553 — translation MKKLIILSALACIGVSTFAADGATLYKKCAVCHGAKADKVYLNKVPALNSLTKAERLQFMKEYAAGTRNAYGQGAIMKINLKGLTEADFQAIENYIESLKK, via the coding sequence ATGAAAAAATTAATTATTTTATCAGCTTTAGCGTGTATTGGTGTTTCAACTTTTGCTGCAGATGGTGCAACGCTTTATAAAAAATGTGCAGTTTGTCATGGCGCTAAGGCAGATAAAGTGTATCTTAATAAAGTTCCAGCTTTAAATTCGCTAACTAAAGCAGAAAGACTACAGTTCATGAAAGAGTATGCAGCAGGCACAAGAAATGCTTATGGACAAGGTGCTATTATGAAAATTAATCTTAAAGGTCTAACAGAAGCAGATTTTCAAGCAATTGAGAACTATATAGAAAGCTTAAAAAAATAA
- the cfrA gene encoding TonB-dependent ferric enterobactin receptor CfrA, which yields MKKLCLSVCTIGFLISNAISQVVELDSSIVSASGFSQDIKEAPATINVINKKDLESKPYRDVAEAIADIPGVDLYASKGKTGSYNITMRGITGYTLVLIDGRRQGIGGEVGPNGFNEISNSFLPPISSIERIEVIKGPMSTLYGSEALGGVVNIITKKVSNEWATSVSLDGIFNAHKDWGNTYGTSIYSSGPLMNDRLGLTLRFREFYREQSNVEFTNGSGQRVQGDQAQSPTKANNFNFGTRLNYLINDYNTLIFDIDFSRNHYDNKKGQLGTITKPGSTPGSLTGGYADTMQVDKLVTYLSHEGVYENFSIISTLQYNRVSNDGREVVGQATQPFLGENRDIIAEDIILDTKSVIPLGKNHILSVGGEYRLEKMQDKIANPTNFDQYLLAIFAEDEYSIKDDLRFTFGARYNHHEIFGNNISPRAYLVYNPTNELTLKGGVSTGFRTPYANRLINGAYNYSGQGRFPIYGNPNLKEETSLNYELAAIYNNDLFYVSATGFLTNFKDKISSQGYSSGIMIPGIGVCSASRCFRAINHGEVEYKGIEFGAGINPIENLNLDFAYTYLDSEVKDAQDRSIVGKPEEDSLKHNIMLKAEYNIFNKFTPWVKGEWQIDRYMGDANIDREYYKDIFLASMGVRYDINKKWNINAAIYNLFDKSFTNAWESYSGSSGVNWVNTYNRIEEGRRIYISINGSF from the coding sequence ATGAAAAAATTATGCCTATCAGTTTGTACCATTGGCTTTTTAATTTCTAATGCTATATCGCAAGTTGTAGAATTAGATAGTTCGATCGTTAGTGCTTCGGGATTTTCTCAAGATATCAAAGAAGCCCCTGCTACTATAAATGTGATTAACAAAAAAGACTTAGAAAGCAAACCTTATAGAGATGTTGCAGAAGCTATTGCGGATATTCCAGGGGTTGATTTGTATGCTAGTAAAGGAAAAACAGGCTCTTATAATATTACTATGAGAGGTATTACTGGATATACTTTGGTTTTGATTGACGGGCGTCGTCAAGGGATAGGCGGTGAAGTTGGTCCTAATGGTTTTAATGAAATATCAAACTCGTTTTTACCGCCAATTTCTAGCATAGAAAGAATAGAAGTTATAAAAGGACCTATGAGTACTTTATATGGTTCTGAAGCTTTGGGTGGTGTTGTAAATATCATCACAAAAAAAGTGAGCAATGAATGGGCAACATCAGTTAGTTTAGATGGTATTTTTAATGCACATAAAGATTGGGGTAATACTTATGGGACAAGTATATATTCTAGTGGTCCATTGATGAATGATCGTTTGGGACTTACTTTGCGTTTTAGAGAATTTTATAGAGAGCAATCTAATGTTGAATTTACAAACGGAAGCGGACAAAGGGTTCAAGGAGATCAAGCACAAAGTCCTACAAAAGCAAATAATTTTAATTTTGGAACTAGATTAAATTATTTAATTAATGATTATAATACTTTAATATTTGATATAGATTTTTCAAGAAATCATTATGATAATAAAAAAGGTCAATTAGGAACTATTACAAAACCAGGTAGTACGCCAGGTAGTTTAACTGGTGGTTATGCAGATACTATGCAAGTTGATAAATTAGTTACTTATTTAAGTCATGAGGGTGTTTATGAAAATTTTTCTATTATTTCTACTTTACAATACAATAGAGTGAGTAATGATGGACGCGAGGTTGTAGGACAAGCTACACAGCCATTCTTAGGAGAAAATAGAGATATAATTGCCGAAGATATTATTTTAGATACAAAATCGGTAATTCCTTTGGGGAAAAATCATATTTTGAGTGTAGGCGGTGAATATAGACTTGAAAAAATGCAAGATAAAATAGCCAATCCTACTAATTTTGATCAATATTTATTAGCAATTTTTGCAGAGGATGAATATAGTATAAAAGATGATTTAAGATTTACTTTTGGGGCAAGGTATAATCATCACGAAATTTTTGGAAATAATATTTCTCCAAGGGCTTATTTGGTTTATAACCCTACCAATGAACTTACTTTAAAGGGGGGTGTATCTACAGGATTTAGAACACCTTATGCAAATAGATTGATAAATGGAGCTTATAATTATAGTGGTCAAGGTAGATTTCCTATATATGGAAATCCTAATTTAAAAGAAGAGACATCTTTAAATTATGAATTAGCAGCTATTTATAATAATGACTTATTTTATGTTTCAGCCACTGGATTTTTAACAAATTTTAAAGATAAAATTTCCAGTCAAGGATACAGTAGTGGTATTATGATTCCTGGTATCGGTGTTTGTAGTGCTAGTAGATGTTTTAGGGCAATTAACCATGGCGAAGTTGAGTATAAAGGTATAGAATTTGGAGCAGGAATAAATCCCATTGAAAATTTAAATTTAGATTTTGCTTATACTTATCTTGATAGTGAAGTTAAAGATGCACAAGATAGAAGTATTGTAGGTAAACCTGAAGAAGATAGCTTAAAACATAATATCATGTTAAAAGCTGAATATAATATCTTTAATAAATTTACCCCTTGGGTAAAGGGAGAGTGGCAAATAGACCGCTATATGGGTGATGCTAATATTGATAGAGAATATTATAAAGATATATTTTTAGCTTCTATGGGTGTGCGTTATGATATTAATAAAAAATGGAATATTAACGCAGCTATTTATAATCTTTTTGATAAAAGTTTTACTAATGCTTGGGAGTCTTATAGTGGTAGTAGTGGTGTTAATTGGGTGAATACTTATAACCGCATAGAAGAGGGAAGAAGAATTTATATCTCAATCAATGGTAGTTTTTAA
- a CDS encoding energy transducer TonB family protein — MKTFISNHKNQSFLITLFLFTPLFLVFIYSKNFLHVQHSTTKEEKFNIAIKQFLEESSKAKNEQPKQKRVEKIEQVKEKAIIQPKKAKSLTNTKTINQPKEVKSQQPIITQEQKTQLASQENITLSNNNELLKEVKQAIDEALVYPRQAKKMRMSGEILVEFTWTKDKNLLNLKILKPSKYKLLNDSALETIRIASKNFPQYEKTFHIKIPLIYKIN; from the coding sequence ATGAAAACTTTTATAAGCAACCATAAAAATCAATCATTTCTTATCACTTTATTTCTTTTTACACCTTTATTTCTTGTTTTCATTTATTCTAAAAATTTTTTACATGTACAGCATAGCACTACAAAAGAAGAAAAATTTAACATAGCCATAAAACAATTCTTAGAAGAGTCTTCTAAAGCAAAAAACGAACAACCAAAACAAAAAAGAGTTGAAAAAATAGAGCAAGTCAAAGAAAAAGCTATTATTCAGCCTAAAAAAGCAAAATCTTTAACTAATACTAAAACAATAAATCAACCAAAAGAAGTAAAGTCTCAACAACCCATTATCACCCAAGAACAAAAAACTCAACTAGCTTCTCAAGAAAACATAACCTTGTCTAACAATAATGAACTTTTAAAAGAAGTCAAACAAGCTATAGATGAAGCTTTAGTTTATCCTAGACAAGCTAAAAAAATGCGTATGAGTGGTGAAATTTTAGTAGAATTTACATGGACTAAAGATAAAAACTTACTAAACTTAAAAATATTAAAACCATCAAAATACAAATTATTAAACGATAGTGCCTTAGAAACTATACGCATAGCATCTAAGAATTTTCCACAATATGAAAAAACTTTTCATATAAAAATACCATTGATATATAAAATAAACTAA
- the exbD gene encoding TonB system transport protein ExbD, translating into MLKLPKNEGLNIIPFIDIMLVLLAIVLSISTFIAHGEIKINLPQSENSNSTNENKDKISILIDKENKFYIDGKTTSLEEIKAKINTIDSKTLVELKSDKEAKFESFIQIIDILKNKNHENFQILTEQKR; encoded by the coding sequence ATGCTTAAACTGCCAAAAAATGAAGGTTTAAACATTATTCCTTTTATAGATATAATGTTAGTTTTACTAGCCATTGTTTTAAGCATATCTACTTTTATAGCACATGGTGAAATCAAAATCAATCTACCTCAAAGTGAAAATTCAAATTCTACAAATGAAAACAAAGATAAAATAAGTATTTTGATTGATAAAGAAAATAAATTTTATATTGATGGAAAAACAACTTCCCTAGAAGAAATAAAAGCAAAAATTAACACTATAGACTCTAAAACATTAGTAGAGTTAAAAAGCGATAAAGAAGCAAAATTTGAGAGTTTTATACAAATTATTGATATTTTAAAAAATAAAAATCATGAAAATTTTCAAATCTTGACAGAGCAAAAAAGATGA
- the rho gene encoding transcription termination factor Rho: protein MEKEKKQHQRTHIPVEGYKIEDLKLLDLESLIKIANEAEIENPREFRRQDLIFEILKAQTKKGGFILFTGILEISPEGYGFLRGMDSNLSDSVNDAYVSNSQIRKFALRVGDIVTGQVREPKDQEKYYALLKIEAINYLPLKEARERPLFDNLTPIFPTEKIKLEYDPLKLTGRMLDLFAPIGKGQRSLIVAPPRTGKTELMKELATAIAKNHPEAHLIVLLVDERPEEVTDMQRCVKGEVFSSTFDLPAYNHVRVAELVIEKAKRMVETGKDVVILLDSITRLARAYNTATPSSGKVLSGGVDANALHKPKRFFGAARNIEHGGSLTIIATALIETGSRMDEVIFEEFKGTGNSEIVLDRNISDRRIYPAINIIKSGTRKEELLQGVEKLQKIWAIRSAISQMDDIEALKFLYSKMLKTKSNDELLSIMNE from the coding sequence ATGGAAAAAGAAAAAAAACAACATCAAAGAACACACATTCCTGTAGAAGGTTACAAGATTGAAGACTTAAAGTTGCTTGATTTAGAAAGCTTAATAAAAATAGCTAATGAAGCTGAGATAGAAAACCCAAGAGAATTTAGAAGACAAGACCTTATTTTTGAGATTCTAAAAGCACAAACTAAAAAAGGTGGTTTTATACTCTTTACGGGAATTTTAGAAATTTCTCCCGAAGGTTATGGTTTCTTGCGTGGAATGGATTCAAATTTAAGTGATAGTGTAAATGATGCTTATGTATCAAACTCACAAATTCGTAAATTTGCTCTTCGTGTTGGAGATATAGTAACAGGACAAGTTAGAGAACCCAAAGATCAAGAAAAATACTATGCTTTATTAAAAATAGAAGCGATTAATTATCTTCCGTTAAAAGAAGCTAGAGAAAGACCTTTATTTGATAATCTTACTCCAATCTTCCCAACTGAAAAAATCAAATTAGAATACGATCCTTTAAAACTAACAGGTAGAATGCTTGATCTTTTTGCGCCTATTGGAAAAGGCCAAAGAAGTCTAATTGTAGCACCTCCAAGAACAGGTAAAACTGAACTTATGAAAGAATTAGCTACTGCTATTGCAAAAAATCACCCAGAAGCTCATTTGATTGTTTTATTAGTTGATGAGCGTCCAGAAGAAGTTACTGATATGCAAAGATGCGTTAAAGGGGAGGTATTTAGCTCTACCTTTGATCTACCTGCTTATAACCATGTTAGAGTAGCTGAACTTGTTATAGAAAAAGCAAAAAGAATGGTTGAGACAGGTAAAGATGTGGTTATTTTACTTGATTCTATCACAAGATTAGCAAGAGCTTATAATACTGCTACACCAAGTAGTGGAAAAGTTTTAAGCGGTGGGGTTGATGCAAATGCTCTTCATAAGCCAAAAAGATTTTTTGGAGCTGCTAGAAATATAGAGCATGGTGGCTCATTAACCATTATAGCAACTGCTCTAATTGAAACAGGTTCAAGAATGGATGAAGTTATTTTTGAAGAATTTAAAGGCACAGGAAATAGCGAAATTGTTCTTGATAGAAATATTTCAGATAGAAGAATTTATCCTGCAATCAACATCATAAAATCAGGCACAAGAAAAGAAGAATTACTCCAAGGAGTTGAAAAACTTCAAAAAATTTGGGCAATTAGATCGGCTATTTCGCAAATGGATGACATAGAAGCTTTAAAATTTTTATACTCTAAAATGCTAAAAACCAAAAGCAATGATGAATTGCTATCTATTATGAATGAGTAG
- a CDS encoding DNA polymerase III subunit gamma/tau, translated as MLQALAIKYRPKNFDELIGQNTVSTSLKYALENNRLAHAYLFSGLRGSGKTSSARIFSRALVCEKGPRANPCGECSQCLSSLNGSNIDIIEMDAASHRGLEDIQELIEQVKYAPSLARFKIFIIDEVHMLTPQAANALLKTLEEPPSYVKFILATTDPLKLPATVLSRTQHFRFKQISTHDILNHLEWILEKENINYEKEALKLIARSGNGSLRDTLTLLDQAIIYCQNHIQTQKITAMLGFLDPAKIEEFYQAILANNKDKVLEFLKEFEDYEASNIIDEMIFYLKEAFFAKNSLFSMLIYERFFRILSRAKTMLISSDDDSFVLCVMAFMLIEATYLKSIDEAIYSKSPKQDNILIPKQQEILSVQIPKEEKFSPYENLLNAIYKRDYDLAEVFKKTTQFISFEDDILSISSHAKDDDRIVLNNGFKLIKTLLHELFGEKTQIKIQKIETIDTQKLQNIFKEPIKQEAKNTPNLNEHFENFKKDAKKYDPKDETKEALNKLFGSPTIQN; from the coding sequence ATGCTTCAAGCACTTGCTATAAAATATAGACCAAAGAATTTTGATGAACTCATAGGGCAAAATACTGTTTCTACAAGTTTAAAATATGCTCTTGAAAACAATCGTTTGGCACATGCTTATTTATTTTCAGGATTACGAGGTAGTGGAAAAACTTCAAGTGCAAGAATTTTTTCAAGAGCCCTAGTATGTGAAAAAGGACCAAGAGCCAATCCATGTGGCGAATGCTCTCAATGCTTATCTTCATTAAATGGATCTAATATAGACATTATAGAAATGGATGCAGCAAGTCATAGAGGTTTAGAAGACATTCAAGAACTTATCGAGCAAGTAAAATACGCGCCATCTTTAGCTAGATTTAAAATTTTTATTATAGATGAAGTGCATATGCTTACCCCACAAGCTGCAAATGCCTTACTTAAAACATTAGAAGAACCACCAAGCTATGTAAAATTTATATTAGCAACAACAGATCCCTTAAAACTTCCCGCTACAGTTCTTTCAAGAACGCAACATTTTAGATTTAAACAAATTTCCACTCATGATATCTTAAATCATCTTGAATGGATTTTAGAAAAAGAAAATATCAACTATGAAAAAGAAGCTTTAAAACTTATAGCAAGAAGTGGAAATGGATCTTTAAGAGATACTTTAACTTTGTTAGATCAAGCCATAATATATTGTCAAAACCATATACAAACACAAAAAATCACAGCTATGTTGGGCTTTTTAGATCCAGCTAAAATTGAAGAATTTTATCAAGCTATCTTAGCTAATAACAAAGACAAAGTTCTTGAGTTTTTAAAAGAATTTGAAGATTATGAAGCAAGCAATATCATTGATGAGATGATATTTTACCTAAAAGAAGCGTTTTTTGCTAAAAATAGTCTCTTTTCTATGTTAATTTATGAAAGATTTTTCAGGATTCTTTCACGTGCTAAAACTATGTTAATTTCTAGTGATGATGATAGTTTTGTACTTTGTGTTATGGCTTTCATGCTTATAGAAGCAACTTATTTAAAAAGTATTGATGAGGCTATTTATAGTAAAAGTCCAAAACAAGATAATATATTAATTCCAAAACAACAAGAAATTCTTTCTGTACAAATTCCTAAAGAAGAAAAGTTTAGTCCTTATGAAAATCTTTTAAATGCTATATATAAAAGAGACTATGATTTGGCTGAAGTTTTCAAAAAAACGACACAATTTATTTCTTTTGAAGATGATATTTTAAGCATTAGTTCGCATGCTAAAGATGATGATAGAATAGTTTTAAACAATGGTTTTAAACTAATCAAAACTCTACTTCATGAGCTTTTTGGAGAAAAAACACAAATTAAAATTCAAAAAATAGAAACTATAGATACACAAAAATTACAAAATATATTCAAAGAACCTATAAAACAAGAAGCAAAAAATACTCCGAATTTAAATGAACATTTTGAAAATTTTAAAAAAGATGCTAAGAAATATGATCCAAAAGATGAAACCAAAGAAGCTCTTAACAAACTCTTTGGTTCTCCAACAATACAAAATTAA